GCACGTGGTCCTTCACGCAGTTCTGGTACTTGTTCAGATAGTCGTCGCACTCGGCGACACCGGTGGAGTCCCCGCCGCTGGCCGCCGCCGTGGTCGAGCTGGTTTCCTCGCTCTTGCCCTTCTTGCAGGCCAGGAGCGCGCCCGTCACCAGCACCGCAGCCAGAAACACCTGAATCTTGGAAGTCTTCATCGCTGTCGTCCCTCGTTGGAACGCGCAGCATAGATGAAGTCGGTCACGCCGTGCGCGGGGTTTTGGGGTGGGCTCGGCCCGCGCCGAGCCCACCCGAGGCATCAACCCCCGGACAAGAGCTGGCGGAGCACGAACTGCAAGATGCCGCCGTGGCGATAGTAGTCGAGCTCCACGGCGGTATCGATGCGGGCGACCACCTCGAACCTCTTCTCGCCACCGGCCCCCTTGGCCACCACCGAGAGCTTCTTGCCGGGCGCGAGCGAGCCGGCGATGCCGGTGATGGAGTAGGTCTCCTCACCAGTGAGACCCAGGCTTTCCTTGCTCTGCCCGTCGAGGAACTGCAGCGGCAAGACGCCCATGCCGATCAGATTGGAGCGGTGGATACGCTCGTAGGACTCGGCGATCACCGCGCGGATGCCCAGCATCCAGGTGCCCTTCGCGGCCCAGTCGCGGGACGAACCGGAGCCGTACTCCTTGCCGGCGATCACCAGCAACGGCACGTTCTCCTCCTGGTACTTCATGGCGGCGTCGTAGATGCTGGTCACCTCGCCGTCGGGGAGGTGCCGCGTGAAGCCGCCCTCGGTGCCCGGCGCCAGCTGATTCCGCAGCCGGACGTTGGCAAAGGTGCCACGCATCATCACTTCGTGATTGCCGCGGCGGGAGCCGTAGGAGTTGAAATCGTGGGGTGCCACGCCGTGCTCTTGCAGATACTTCGCCGCCGGTGAGTCCTTCGCGATGCTGCCCGCCGGCGAGATGTGGTCGGTGGTCACGGAGTCGCCCAATAGGGCCAACACTCGCGCGTCGACCACGTCCGACGGCGCCGAGGGTTCCTTGGGCATGTTCTCGAAGAAGGTGGGCTTGCGGACGTAGGTGCTGTCCGGATCCCAGGCGAAACGGCTGCCCTCGGGCACCGGAAGAGCCCGCCATTTCTCGTCGCCGGAGAACACCTCGGCGTATTCCTTCTGGTACATGGCGCTGGTCACGTTCTTGGTGACCACGTCCGCGACGTCCTTGGGCGACGGCCAGATGTCCTTCAAGAAGACGTCCTTGCCGTCCGAGCCCTTGCCCAGAGGCTCCTTGTCCAGGTCGATGTCCATGCGGCCGGCAAGCGCGTAGGCTACGACCAGCGGCGGGCTCGCCAGGTAGTTGGCCCGCACGTCGGAGTGAATGCGGCCTTCGAAGTTGCGGTTGCCGCTGAGCACGCTGACCGCCACCAGATCGCCTTCCCGGATGGCGTTGCCGATCGAGTCCGGCAGCGGACCGCTGTTGCCGATACAGGTGGTGCAGCCGTAGCCCACCACGTTGAAGTGCAGCGCTTCCAGCTCGGGCAAGAGCCCGCTCTGCTTCAGGTACTCCGTCACCACCTTGGAGCCCGGCGCCAGGCTGGTCTTCACCCAGGGCTTGACCGTGAGGCCCTTGGCGCGAGCGTTCTTGGCCAAGAGCCCCGCCCCCAGCATCACGTAGGGGTTGGAGGTATTGGTGCAGGAGGTGATGGCGGCGATCACGACGGAGCCGTGCGCGAGATCGAAGCTCTCGCCGCCGAGCTCGGTCGCCACCTTGCGGCTGCGATCGCTACCCTTCTTGGACTGCGCCAGGAGCTCCGCGAGGGCCTTCTCGAAGGCCGCCTTCGACTCGCTCAGCACCACTTTGTCCTGGGGCCGCTTGGGGCCTGCCAGGGTGGGCACGACGGTCGCGAGATCGAGCTCGAGGGTGTCGGTGAACACGGGATCCGGCGTGTCCGTGCTGCGGAACAGGCCCTGCGCCTTGGCGTAGGCCTCGATCAGCTTCGCCCGCTCCTCGCCGCGGCCGGTCAGGCGCACGTAGCGCAGGGTCTCGGCGTCGATGGGGAAGATGCCGCAGGTGGACCCGAACTCCGGGCTCATGTTGCCGATGGTGGCGCGGTCCGCCAGCGGCAGACTGTCCAGCCCCTCACCGTAGAACTCGACGAACTTCCCGACCACGCCCTTGTCGCGCAGCATGCGGGTGATGGTGAGCACCAAGTCCGTTGCCGTCGCCCCCTGGGGCAGCGTGCCGTGAAGGCGGAAGCCGATCACCTGAGGGATGAGCATGTTGATGGGCTGCCCCAGCATCGCCGCTTCTGCTTCGATGCCCCCCACGCCCCAGCCCAGCACGCCGATGCCGTTGATCATCGTGGTGTGGCTGTCGGTGCCCACCAGCGAGTCCGGGTAGGCCATGCCGTCGGCGTCGAACACCACGCGCGCCAAGTACTCCAGGTTGACCTGGTGCACGATGCCCGTGGCGGGCGGCACCGCCTTGAAGTTCTGGAACGCTCCCTGCGCCCAACGAAGAAGCGCATAGCGCTCCTTGTTGCGCTCGTACTCCCGCTCGGAGTTCTTGAGCAGCGCGTCGACGCTCCCGTAGTAGTCCACCTGCACCGAGTGATCGATGACCAGCTCGGAGGGGAACAGCGGGTTGATCTTGTCGGGGTTTCCGCCCATGTCGGCCATGGCGTCGCGCATGGCCGCCAGGTCCACCACCGCCGGCACGCCGGTGAAGTCCTGGAGCACGACCCGCGCCGGGTGAAATGCAATCTCCGTGTCCGGCTTGGCCTTCGCCTGCCAGCCGGCCAGCGCCTCGATGTCGCTCTTGGTGACCGCCTTGCCGTCCTCGTTGCGCAGCAGGTTCTCCAGCAGAATGCGCAGGGAATAGGGCAAGCGAGAGACGTCCTTACCGCTGGCTTTCGCGAACTTTTCCAGGCTGAAGTAGCTGAGTTTCTTTCCGTCGACTTCGAGCGTGCTCTTGGTGGAGAAGGAGTCGCGAGAGCGATCGGCCATGGGATCCCTCGATAAAGGTGTTTGAGGTGGGTTTGCTCGGGCGATAGGCCGCGAGCTGGGCTCCGAAGTACCAAAGCAAAGGGCCGTTCGCAACGCCCGGCCTTGCGGTTCTCGTTGTCCCACCCGGCGCCTTTCGGGCACCATGCGGCTGCCATGCGATTCGCGCTCTCGGTTCCGGCGGCCGTGATGGTCTCGCTGGCGCTCGCCTCAGCCTGTGACAAGTCCGATCCGAAGGCCGGGAAGCCCGAGGCCGCCGCGCCCAAGGAAACGGCCGAGGTCAAGGCCGGCCGGACCACCTTCGAGCAAAAATGCGTCGCCTGCCACACCATCGGCCAGGGCGACCGCACGGGTCCCGACCTCCGGGGCGTGACCCACCGACGCACGACCAAGTGGCTGGAGAGCTGGCTCCGGGATCCGGTCAGCATGGGCGAGTCGGATCACGTGGGCAAGGAGCTGTCCGCCAAGTTCGGCAACGTGATCATGCCCAACTTCGGTCTCAGCGATCCGCAGATCCGAGAGCTGGTGGCGTTCTTGGACTACGCCAGCGCGACCGGCGGATATCAGCCGCCGAAGGAGCCGCCGCGCACCCTGACGGGCGCTGACTTCGACAAAGCCAAGTCGATCTATTTCGATCGATGTGCGGGTTGTCACGGAGCGACGCGCCAGGGCGCCACGGGACCGAAGCTCACGCCCGATCGCACGCGCGAGCTCGGCAGCGTGATCCTGCGCGCGACGTTGAACCACGGACGCCCGGGTGGCATGCCCGCGTGGGGCGAGCTCGGCATCTTGTCCACGACGGAGGTGGACCTGCTGGCGCAGTACCTGCAAATGCCGCCACCCGCGCCGCCGGCGTTGCCGCTCGAGGAAATCGCGAAATCCCACGTCCTGAAAGTGCCGCTTCCGCGGCGGGCCAACACCCCCTCTCACAGGAAGAACTGGAAGAACTTCTTCGCGGTGGTGATGCGAGATCAGGGCGAGGTCGCCATCATCGACGGTGACACCAAGGAGAAGCTGACGCTGATTCAAGCGGGCTTCACGGTGGATACGCTCGCGGCCTCTGCCTCCGGGCGCTACCTCTACGCGCTGGGGCGCGACGGCCGCATCACGCTGGTGGATCTGTGGACGGATCCTCCCTCGGTGGCGGCGCAAGCGCGGGGCTGCTTTGACGCCCGGAGCATCGCTCCGAGCCGAGCCAAGGGCTTCGGCGACAAGCTCCTCGTCGAGGGCTGCTACTGGCCGCCGCAGTACGTGGTGTTCGATGGCGCCACTTTGGAAGCGAAGTACGTGGGCAGCGTGCTGCCCGAGGGCGGCAAGGTCGATCAGGTCCGCGTCGGCTCGGTGGTGGCGCCGGGGAGTGACCCGATCTGGGCCATGACGCTGATGGAGTCCGGCAAGGTCGGGGTGGTGGACTACAAGCAGAAGGACTTTCCGCTGGTCGCGTCCATCGACGCCGCCCCGGGCATTTTGGATGGGGGGCTGGATCACAGCGGCCGGTATTTCATCGCACCCGCCCCCGCCAAGAACGAGCTGGTGGTGGTGGACCTGAAAGAGCACACGCGGGTGACGACCGTCAGCACCGGTGCGGTGCCGCACCCGGGCACCGGCGCCAACTGGGAGGACCCGAAAGCCGGCTGGGTGAACGCGACGCCGCACATCGCGGACGCCAAGCTGTTGGTGTACGGCGCGGATCCCGAGAAGCAGCCGGCCAAGGCCTGGAAGCCCGTGTACGAGGTCAGCGGCGTGGCCGCCGGCGGGCTCGACGTTCGCACTCACCCGGCCTCCCCCTGGGTGTGGGTGGATTCGCCCGCTAACCGCAAGGCAGAGCTGACGCGGCAGGTGTGCGTGATCAGCAAGAAGAGCGGCAAGGTCGAGAAGTGCTGGAAGCCCCGAGAAAGCGGCCGCGTGCTGGACTTCGCCTACAGCGCCGACGGCAAGGAGGTCTGGGTCTCCGGCTGGGACAAGCCAGGCTCCATCATCGTGTACGACGACGCGACGCTGAAAGAGGTCCAGCGCATCGAGGGCGACTGGGTGGTGACGCCCACCACCAAGATCAACGTGAGCAACGCCGCCAGCGGCAACTACTGAACCACCTGGGATCGATCATGCGTGGTTCTCGCGCGGCAGTCCGCCGCCGCCACGCTGATTAGACTCCAAGGCATGCCCAAGCCGCCGAGGAAGCCGGAAGCCTTCATCGGGTCGCACCCGCTCCGACCCGAGAGTCTGATGACGAGCTACGGCTACAAGCCGGCGCTCAGCGAGGGCGCGCTCAAGTGCCCCATCTTTCAGACCTCCACCTTCGTGTTCAAGAGCGCGGAGGAGGGCAAGGCCTTCTTCGAGCTGGCGTACGGCCTGCGCGCGCCGCGCCCCACGGAGAGCCTGGGGCTCATCTACTCGCGCTTGAACAATCCGGATCTCGAAATCCTGGAAGATCGCCTCACGCTGTGGGACGACGCCGAAGCGTGCGCCGTGTTCGAATCCGGCATGGCGGCGATCAGCACTGCGCTCTTGGCGCTGTGCATTCCCGGGGACGTCGTCCTACACAGCGAGCCGCTATACGGCGGCACCGACTACCTGCTCAAGCACGTGCTCACGCGCTTCGGGATCGAGCCGGTGGGCTTCGTGGCCGGCGCCTCCCCCGACGAGATCGAGCAGAAGCTCGTGGCCTCGGGCAAGGCGGACCGCCTGCGGGCCATTTTCATCGAGACGCCGGCGAACCCCACCAACGCGTTGGTGGACATCGCGGCGTGCAAGGCCATCGCCCAGCGCCATGGAAACGCCGAGCGCCGCGCACTGGTGGCCGTGGACAACACGTTCTTGGGACCGCTGTGGCAGCACCCGCTCAAGCACGGCGCCGACCTGGTGCTGTATTCCGCCACCAAGTACATCGGCGGCCACAGCGACGTGATCGCCGGCGTGTGCCTGGGTCCCGCGGATCTGATGCAAGAGGTGCGCGCCATGCGCACGTTCCTGGGCACCATGTGTGGACCGTGGACGGGCTGGCTCCTGCTTCGCAGCCTGGAAACGCTGAAGTTGCGCATGACCAGCGAGATGAAGAACGCGCGCTACGTCGCGGACTATCTCGCCGATCACCCGAAGGTGGAGCGCGTGCATTACCTCGGGCACCTGTCGGAAGACGATCCGGATCATGCCTTGTATCGCCGCCAGTGCCTGGCTCCGGGAGGCATGGTCAGCTTCGAGCTGTGCGGTGGAGAAGCAGAAGCGTTTCGCTTCTTGAACGCGCTCCAGCTGTTTCACCTGGCGGTGAGCCTGGGCGGAACGGAATCCCTGGCCGAGCACCCGGCGAGCATGACTCACTCCGACATTCCGCCGGACGAGCGCGCGCGCATGGGCATCACTGAATCCATGGTGCGCTTGAGCATCGGCGTGGAACATCCGGACGATCTCATCGCCGACATTTCCCAAGCTCTCGACGCCGTTTGATTTTGTCGCTGCGGCGCGGAAACGGCGCGACCGCTCAGCGCGCCGCGCGGCGCCCCGCGACGATGCCGGCGCGGGCCGCCTCCAGCGCGGTGCGCGGACGATCCGCAACGGCGTCCCCGGCGACGAACAGCTTGTCGTGGCCAAGAGCGGCGACGCCATCGGAAGTGGCGACGCCGACATTTTCGAGCGCGGCCAGCCCGACGGCGGTGAAGTCCACGCCATGGAGCGTGGAGACGCGCTCCACGCTCTCTCCCGCGAGCTCGAGAAAGAGCTCGGCGTCCACGCTCGGGTGAAAGCACGCGCCGCCGGGATGCTCCGGGCGCGCCGCGTCCAGACGAATGCCACCGACGGCGATGCCACCGGTCGCGAGCACCACCGCGTCCGCCGGCAGGGAAGTGCCGCCGTGACTCACGACCAAGCCATCCGCGCTGCGGGTGATCTTGCCGACCCGCGCACCTGTGACGTCCACGCCGAGCTCGCCGAGGAGCCGGTCCCGGGCCGCTTCGAAGCGCGCACCGGCCGCGCCGCCGGGCTCCGAAGTGGTCTCGCCAACGGGCACTCCGAGGCGCTCCCGCAGGCGCTCCGCCGCGCCCGC
This window of the Polyangiaceae bacterium genome carries:
- the acnA gene encoding aconitate hydratase AcnA, with the translated sequence MADRSRDSFSTKSTLEVDGKKLSYFSLEKFAKASGKDVSRLPYSLRILLENLLRNEDGKAVTKSDIEALAGWQAKAKPDTEIAFHPARVVLQDFTGVPAVVDLAAMRDAMADMGGNPDKINPLFPSELVIDHSVQVDYYGSVDALLKNSEREYERNKERYALLRWAQGAFQNFKAVPPATGIVHQVNLEYLARVVFDADGMAYPDSLVGTDSHTTMINGIGVLGWGVGGIEAEAAMLGQPINMLIPQVIGFRLHGTLPQGATATDLVLTITRMLRDKGVVGKFVEFYGEGLDSLPLADRATIGNMSPEFGSTCGIFPIDAETLRYVRLTGRGEERAKLIEAYAKAQGLFRSTDTPDPVFTDTLELDLATVVPTLAGPKRPQDKVVLSESKAAFEKALAELLAQSKKGSDRSRKVATELGGESFDLAHGSVVIAAITSCTNTSNPYVMLGAGLLAKNARAKGLTVKPWVKTSLAPGSKVVTEYLKQSGLLPELEALHFNVVGYGCTTCIGNSGPLPDSIGNAIREGDLVAVSVLSGNRNFEGRIHSDVRANYLASPPLVVAYALAGRMDIDLDKEPLGKGSDGKDVFLKDIWPSPKDVADVVTKNVTSAMYQKEYAEVFSGDEKWRALPVPEGSRFAWDPDSTYVRKPTFFENMPKEPSAPSDVVDARVLALLGDSVTTDHISPAGSIAKDSPAAKYLQEHGVAPHDFNSYGSRRGNHEVMMRGTFANVRLRNQLAPGTEGGFTRHLPDGEVTSIYDAAMKYQEENVPLLVIAGKEYGSGSSRDWAAKGTWMLGIRAVIAESYERIHRSNLIGMGVLPLQFLDGQSKESLGLTGEETYSITGIAGSLAPGKKLSVVAKGAGGEKRFEVVARIDTAVELDYYRHGGILQFVLRQLLSGG
- a CDS encoding c-type cytochrome, with the translated sequence MRFALSVPAAVMVSLALASACDKSDPKAGKPEAAAPKETAEVKAGRTTFEQKCVACHTIGQGDRTGPDLRGVTHRRTTKWLESWLRDPVSMGESDHVGKELSAKFGNVIMPNFGLSDPQIRELVAFLDYASATGGYQPPKEPPRTLTGADFDKAKSIYFDRCAGCHGATRQGATGPKLTPDRTRELGSVILRATLNHGRPGGMPAWGELGILSTTEVDLLAQYLQMPPPAPPALPLEEIAKSHVLKVPLPRRANTPSHRKNWKNFFAVVMRDQGEVAIIDGDTKEKLTLIQAGFTVDTLAASASGRYLYALGRDGRITLVDLWTDPPSVAAQARGCFDARSIAPSRAKGFGDKLLVEGCYWPPQYVVFDGATLEAKYVGSVLPEGGKVDQVRVGSVVAPGSDPIWAMTLMESGKVGVVDYKQKDFPLVASIDAAPGILDGGLDHSGRYFIAPAPAKNELVVVDLKEHTRVTTVSTGAVPHPGTGANWEDPKAGWVNATPHIADAKLLVYGADPEKQPAKAWKPVYEVSGVAAGGLDVRTHPASPWVWVDSPANRKAELTRQVCVISKKSGKVEKCWKPRESGRVLDFAYSADGKEVWVSGWDKPGSIIVYDDATLKEVQRIEGDWVVTPTTKINVSNAASGNY
- a CDS encoding cystathionine gamma-synthase family protein, translating into MPKPPRKPEAFIGSHPLRPESLMTSYGYKPALSEGALKCPIFQTSTFVFKSAEEGKAFFELAYGLRAPRPTESLGLIYSRLNNPDLEILEDRLTLWDDAEACAVFESGMAAISTALLALCIPGDVVLHSEPLYGGTDYLLKHVLTRFGIEPVGFVAGASPDEIEQKLVASGKADRLRAIFIETPANPTNALVDIAACKAIAQRHGNAERRALVAVDNTFLGPLWQHPLKHGADLVLYSATKYIGGHSDVIAGVCLGPADLMQEVRAMRTFLGTMCGPWTGWLLLRSLETLKLRMTSEMKNARYVADYLADHPKVERVHYLGHLSEDDPDHALYRRQCLAPGGMVSFELCGGEAEAFRFLNALQLFHLAVSLGGTESLAEHPASMTHSDIPPDERARMGITESMVRLSIGVEHPDDLIADISQALDAV